A genome region from Pseudomonas sp. S06B 330 includes the following:
- a CDS encoding ABC-F family ATPase, which translates to MISTANITMQFGAKPLFENVSVKFNNGNRYGLIGANGCGKSTFMKILGGDLEPSAGQVMLEPNVRLGKLRQDQFAYEEFTVIDTVIMGHEELWRVKAERDRIYSLPEMTEEDGMAVAELETEFAEMDGYTAESRAGELLLGLGIPLEQHFGPMTEVAPGWKLRVLLAQALFSDPEVLLLDEPTNHLDINTIRWLESILTARNSTMIIISHDRHFLNSVCTHMADLDYGELRLFPGNYDEYMTAATQSREQLLSDNAKKKAQIAELQTFVSRFSANASKAKQATSRAKQIDKIQLAEVKPSSRVSPFIRFEQTKKLHRQAVTIEKLSKGFDGKTLFQNFSFTVEAGERVAIIGPNGIGKTTLLRTLVGELGPDAGAIKWTESAELGYYAQDHAHDFEDDVSLFDWMGQWTQGEQIIRGTLGRMLFSNDEILKSVKVISGGEQGRMLFGKLILQKPNVLIMDEPTNHLDMESIEALNLALENYPGTLIFVSHDREFVSSLATRIIELSPSGVVDFSGTYDDYLRSQGVVV; encoded by the coding sequence TTGATCTCCACCGCTAACATCACCATGCAGTTCGGCGCCAAGCCATTGTTCGAGAACGTCTCGGTCAAGTTCAACAACGGCAACCGCTACGGCCTGATCGGCGCCAACGGCTGCGGCAAGTCGACCTTCATGAAAATCCTCGGCGGCGACCTGGAGCCTTCCGCAGGCCAGGTCATGCTCGAGCCGAACGTGCGTCTGGGTAAACTGCGCCAAGACCAGTTCGCCTACGAAGAATTTACCGTGATCGACACCGTGATCATGGGCCACGAGGAACTGTGGCGGGTCAAGGCTGAGCGCGACCGTATCTATTCGCTGCCAGAAATGACCGAAGAAGACGGCATGGCCGTGGCCGAGCTGGAAACAGAATTCGCTGAAATGGACGGCTATACCGCCGAATCCCGCGCCGGTGAGCTGCTGCTGGGCCTGGGTATTCCACTGGAACAGCATTTCGGCCCGATGACCGAAGTAGCACCAGGCTGGAAATTGCGCGTATTGCTGGCGCAGGCCCTGTTCTCCGACCCTGAAGTGCTGTTGCTCGACGAACCGACCAACCACCTGGACATCAACACTATCCGCTGGCTGGAAAGCATTCTCACGGCGCGTAACAGCACCATGATCATCATTTCCCACGACCGTCACTTCCTCAACAGCGTATGCACGCACATGGCTGACCTGGACTACGGTGAGCTGCGTCTGTTCCCAGGCAACTACGACGAGTACATGACCGCCGCGACCCAATCGCGCGAGCAGTTGCTGTCAGACAACGCCAAGAAGAAAGCCCAGATCGCTGAGCTGCAGACCTTCGTCAGCCGCTTCTCGGCCAACGCCTCGAAAGCCAAGCAGGCCACCTCCCGCGCCAAGCAGATCGACAAGATCCAGTTGGCCGAAGTCAAGCCGTCGAGCCGGGTCAGCCCGTTCATCCGCTTCGAGCAGACCAAAAAGCTGCACCGCCAGGCTGTGACCATCGAAAAGCTGTCCAAAGGCTTCGACGGCAAGACCCTGTTCCAGAACTTCAGCTTCACCGTTGAAGCGGGCGAACGCGTGGCGATCATCGGCCCGAACGGTATCGGCAAAACCACCCTGCTGCGCACCCTGGTCGGTGAGCTGGGGCCGGATGCCGGCGCGATCAAGTGGACCGAAAGCGCTGAGCTGGGCTACTACGCCCAAGACCACGCCCACGACTTCGAAGACGATGTCAGCCTGTTCGACTGGATGGGCCAGTGGACTCAGGGTGAGCAGATAATCCGTGGCACCTTGGGGCGCATGCTGTTCTCCAACGACGAGATCCTCAAGTCGGTCAAGGTGATTTCTGGTGGTGAGCAAGGCCGCATGCTGTTCGGTAAGCTCATCCTGCAAAAGCCGAACGTGCTGATCATGGACGAACCGACCAACCACCTGGACATGGAATCGATCGAGGCGCTGAACCTGGCGCTGGAAAACTACCCAGGCACGCTGATCTTCGTCAGCCACGACCGTGAGTTCGTGTCGTCGCTGGCCACCCGCATCATCGAGCTGAGCCCGAGCGGTGTAGTGGACTTCAGCGGCACCTACGATGATTACCTGCGCAGTCAGGGCGTCGTGGTCTAA
- a CDS encoding MFS transporter codes for MSASPPAPVSSFSVTLQILAIVFYTFIAFLCIGLPIAVLPGYVHDQLGFSPVIAGLTIGLQYLATLLSRPFAGRVADGKGTKQAIIYGLLGIAISGVLTFASALTVNVPTLSLLMLLAGRLFLGIAQGLIGVATLSWGIGAVGSEQTARVISWNGVASYGAIAIGAPVGVMVADHLNFATLGLMLTALAVLALRVIRDKPSMPVVRGERLPFWSAFARVAPCGMGLTLASIGYGTLTTFVTLFYLEQGWTGAAWCLSVFGLCFIVSRLLFVNAVNRFGGYPVAIACMSTEALGLALLWLAPNPALALVGAGLTGFGLSLVYPALGVEAIKQVPVSSRGAGLGAYAVFFDLALAISGPLMGAVALHLGYAWIFCIAALLSLTGVGLTLLLARRRLIIDRP; via the coding sequence ATGTCCGCGTCACCACCCGCCCCCGTCAGCAGCTTCTCGGTCACCCTGCAAATCCTTGCAATCGTCTTCTATACCTTTATTGCCTTTCTCTGCATCGGCCTGCCGATCGCGGTATTGCCGGGCTATGTGCATGATCAACTGGGCTTCAGTCCGGTCATTGCTGGCCTGACCATTGGCCTACAGTACCTGGCCACCTTGCTCAGTCGGCCCTTCGCCGGGCGGGTGGCCGACGGCAAGGGCACCAAGCAGGCCATCATCTATGGGCTGCTGGGTATTGCCATCAGCGGCGTGCTGACCTTCGCCTCGGCCTTGACGGTCAATGTGCCGACGCTGAGCCTGCTGATGTTGCTCGCCGGGCGCCTGTTTCTGGGCATTGCTCAAGGGTTGATTGGCGTGGCCACCTTGAGCTGGGGCATCGGTGCGGTGGGCAGCGAGCAGACAGCGCGAGTGATTTCCTGGAACGGTGTTGCCTCCTACGGCGCTATCGCCATCGGCGCGCCAGTGGGTGTAATGGTCGCAGACCACCTGAACTTCGCGACGTTGGGCCTGATGTTGACGGCATTGGCGGTACTGGCGTTACGGGTGATCCGCGACAAACCGTCGATGCCGGTGGTGCGCGGTGAGCGTTTACCGTTCTGGTCTGCTTTCGCCAGGGTCGCACCCTGTGGCATGGGCCTGACCCTGGCCTCGATCGGCTACGGCACCCTGACGACCTTTGTCACCCTGTTCTACCTGGAGCAAGGCTGGACCGGCGCGGCCTGGTGCCTGAGTGTCTTTGGCTTGTGCTTTATTGTTTCGCGGCTGTTGTTCGTCAATGCCGTCAATCGCTTTGGGGGTTACCCCGTGGCCATTGCCTGCATGAGCACCGAAGCCCTGGGCCTGGCCTTGCTGTGGCTGGCACCCAATCCGGCGCTGGCGCTGGTGGGGGCCGGGCTGACCGGCTTTGGCCTGTCGCTGGTCTATCCGGCGCTGGGCGTTGAGGCGATCAAGCAAGTGCCGGTGTCCAGCCGCGGTGCAGGCCTGGGTGCCTACGCGGTGTTTTTTGACCTGGCGCTGGCCATTTCCGGGCCGCTGATGGGAGCGGTGGCCCTGCACCTGGGCTACGCCTGGATCTTCTGCATTGCCGCCTTGCTGTCGCTGACGGGGGTTGGCCTGACGCTGCTGCTGGCGCGTCGCCGCCTCATCATTGATCGGCCGTGA